Proteins from a genomic interval of Sphingobacterium lactis:
- the obgE gene encoding GTPase ObgE, translating to MAQGSNFVDYVKVCCRSGHGGAGSAHLHRDKFTAKGGPDGGDGGRGGHIILKGSHQHWTLLHLKFRKHIIAEPGGPGGSALRSGANGTDEILEVPLGTVARSAETGEILFEITEDGETKILTPGGRGGLGNWHFKSSTVQTPRFAQPGMPGKEEWVILELKVLADVGLVGFPNAGKSTLLSVVSAAKPEIADYPFTTLVPNLGIVSYRDNKSFVMADIPGIIEGASEGKGLGHRFLRHIERNSVLLFLVPADTDRTIEEEYDILLNELTAYNPELLDKPKILAVSKSDMLDEELEREMEQQLPKGIPHIFISSVTGKGIQGLKDLIWKEINA from the coding sequence ATGGCGCAGGGGTCAAATTTTGTTGATTACGTAAAGGTATGTTGCCGATCTGGGCACGGTGGTGCAGGTTCTGCACACCTGCACAGGGATAAGTTCACGGCGAAAGGTGGGCCGGATGGTGGAGATGGTGGCCGTGGTGGGCATATTATCCTGAAAGGATCACATCAACATTGGACCTTATTGCACCTGAAATTCCGCAAGCACATCATCGCCGAACCCGGAGGACCGGGAGGGAGTGCCCTGCGCAGTGGTGCCAACGGTACTGATGAAATCTTGGAAGTTCCCTTGGGAACGGTCGCTAGGAGTGCTGAAACCGGAGAAATCCTATTTGAAATCACCGAGGATGGCGAAACCAAGATCCTGACCCCGGGAGGTCGCGGCGGTCTGGGAAACTGGCACTTCAAATCATCAACGGTGCAGACGCCACGCTTTGCACAACCCGGTATGCCCGGAAAAGAGGAGTGGGTGATCCTGGAATTGAAGGTTCTGGCCGATGTTGGATTGGTGGGCTTCCCGAATGCTGGAAAGTCAACACTTCTATCCGTTGTATCAGCCGCAAAACCTGAGATTGCTGACTATCCATTTACTACCCTCGTACCGAACCTGGGAATCGTCAGCTATCGCGACAACAAATCATTCGTCATGGCGGATATCCCTGGAATCATCGAAGGAGCGTCGGAAGGAAAAGGTCTGGGACATCGCTTCCTGCGCCATATCGAACGGAACTCCGTGTTGCTGTTCTTGGTGCCTGCCGATACGGATCGCACCATCGAAGAGGAATACGATATCCTATTGAACGAACTGACAGCCTATAATCCGGAATTGCTGGATAAACCCAAAATCCTGGCCGTTTCCAAATCCGATATGCTGGATGAGGAACTGGAACGCGAAATGGAACAGCAACTGCCAAA